One segment of Panicum virgatum strain AP13 chromosome 1K, P.virgatum_v5, whole genome shotgun sequence DNA contains the following:
- the LOC120655498 gene encoding translation initiation factor IF-2-like — protein MWNTKLTNTDESRSQKSCIMGVQGAAGSARPPYAAALVAPAPGSRAGPPPPPPLPPPRARQAREHPQALLLRPAPLLLGSCAGPPPRAQPARAPLWALLSRPALLLAPRSRATKARPPPPPFRPTWPSTAPLRGRGLGPCCTARPPLPPEVGVRVVRSCWLLPLRPCTPHWGLWRRRLLPPAAGAASAAAGAAPGAAVAPGRRRRRPCSCDYRGPCCCGLPLWLQVLSGGS, from the exons ATGTGGAACACAAAACTTACAAACACAGACGAGTCCAGAAGTCAGAAAAGCTGTATTATG GGTGTCCAGGGCGCCGCCGGCTCGGCGCGGCCTCCCTACGCCGCGGCCCTCGTCGCCCCTGCTCCTGGGTCGCgagcggggccgccgccgccgccgccgctgcccccgccgcgggcgcggcagGCGCGGGAGCACCCGCAGGCCCTGCTCTTGCGGCCGGCGCCCCTGCTCCTGGGGTCGTGCGCGGGGCCCCCGCCGCGGGCGCAGCCGGCGCGGGCGCCTCTGTGGGCCCTGCTGTCGCGGCCTGCGCTGCTCCTGGCGCCGCGATCCAGGGCGACCAAGGCGCGGCCCCCTCCGCCACCCTTCCGGCCGACTTGGCCCAGCACGGCGCCGCTCCGGGGGCGCGGGCTGGGACCCTGCTGTACGGCCAGGCCTCCTCTGCCGCCGGAGGTGGGGGTGCGGGTGGTGCGGTCGTGCTGGCTGCTGCCGCTCCGGCCCTGCACCCCGCACTGGGGCctctggcgccgccgcctgctgccccCTGCAGCCGGTGCTGcaagtgccgccgccggcgccgcaccTGGCGCGGCCGTggcccctggccgccgccgccgccgcccctgctcctgcGACTACCGCGgcccctgctgctgcggccTG CCTCTCTGGCTacaagtactatctggtggtagttga
- the LOC120709675 gene encoding wall-associated receptor kinase 2-like isoform X1, which translates to MPSTGILVRICAVLVCLVAVPRAPAVVHGATASGLPRIPSNASLALAHCPSRCGDVKISYPFGIGQGCFRRGFELTCDNTTSPPRLLLGNSTIQMTAISRYDGGNTARASPFGFNITMNRGMDTYIKTWETPAKGVMLRGNYLYVVGCNVDLYVFRYNTTILFGACTSTCVYSRETMKDSDVEGYCRGNNGCCSIWLRQGLQSFWLKLVRHDGAGAETDEVLPTVKVILSEYYNFYTNDLYSSWVNSSNLEDVYLQTVITDQPSCESGRLNKDSYACNNESNCEDRVYGGYSCFCPNYRHGNPYVANGCMEAYNPRPRGTCTRSCGNITIPFPFGIEEGCFANEIFRLNQTSSNVIILDRPPYAQYRVTDISLDGFLAVSNMLNDTGSNNMERLVHTATVYYIMDLTDDIFDFSQEEIKINWVVANLTCEQARLSDATYACVSNNSYCLDVKLGYLCRCSNGFQGNPYLQNSCTDIDECAIPNKCNGTCHNFEGGFNCTRCSHGKVYDPTKYKCVMSAKQHNLIIGIAIGVACGLGSISLAVSAIVLTSKWKKGIQRRIRREYFKKNQGLLLEQLISNENTTNKMKIFSLEELEEATNNFDATRVLGCGGHGTVYKGILSDQCVVAIKKSKIVEQTEIDQFINEVAILSQIIHRNVVKLFGCCLEDEVPLLVYEFISNGTLCDLLHKDTTTKCLLSWDDRIRIAMEAAGALAYLHSAAEIPIFHRDVKSSNILLDDNFTAKVSDFGASRSLSIDETHVVTIVQGTFGYLDPEYYHTGELTEKSDVYSFGVILVELLTTKKPIFINNLGVKENLSHFFIEGLQEGALMEIMDSRIMEEADQEEINDIASLTEACLRSKGGQRPTMKEVEMRLQFLRSKMLRKAQNLPRNDEDIEPLLGPNSGNLHARTNAAHMTSQGVSGYSLEHEFESSIYLPR; encoded by the exons ATGCCCTCCACCGGAATTCTGGTTCGCATCTGTGCTGTGCTCGTCTGCTTGGTCGCTGTGCCACGAGCGCCGGCCGTGGTCCATGGAGCCACCGCAAGCGGGCTGCCGCGAATCCCTTCCAACGCCTCCCTGGCGCTGGCGCACTGCCCCTCCCGCTGCGGGGACGTCAAAATCTCCTACCCTTTCGGGATAGGACAGGGCTGCTTCCGGCGAGGCTTCGAGCTCACCTGCGACAACACAACTAGCCCTCCCAGGCTCTTATTAGGAAACAGCACCATTCAGATGACTGCTATATCTAGATATGATGGCGGCAATACAGCCAGGGCTTCTCCTTTTGGTTTCAACATCACCATGAACCGAGGTATGGACACCTACATTAAGACATGGGAGACCCCTGCTAAGGGTGTCATGCTCAGAGGAAACTATTTGTACGTTGTGGGCTGCAATGTTGACCTCTATGTATTTAGATATAATACCACCATTCTCTTCGGTGCTTGCACAAGTACTTGCGTGTACAGCAGAGAGACCATGAAGGATTCAGATGTGGAGGGCTACTGCCGAGGGAATAATGGCTGCTGCAGCATCTGGTTACGACAGGGCCTACAATCCTTTTGGCTCAAACTTGTTCGCCATGATGGGGCAGGAGCAGAGACTGATGAAGTGCTCCCTACTGTTAAGGTTATTCTATCAGAGTATTATAATTTCTACACAAATGATCTTTACTCGAGTTGGGTAAATTCCAGCAATCTGGAAGATGTATATCTTCAGACTGTCATCACGGATCAACCAAGCTGTGAGAGTGGCCGACTGAACAAGGACAGCTATGCGTGTAATAATGAAAGCAACTGCGAGGATCGAGTATATGGCGGCTACAGTTGCTTCTGCCCTAACTACAGGCATGGCAACCCTTACGTTGCAAATGGCTGCATGGAAG CTTATAATCCAAGGCCCAGAGGGACCTGCACGAGATCATGTGGAAACATCACCATTCCGTTCCCATTTGGGATTGAAGAAGGTTGTTTCGCAAACGAGATCTTTCGACTCAACCAGACATCAAGTAATGTCATTATTCTTGACCGTCCTCCGTATGCACAATACCGTGTGACTGATATATCACTTGATGGGTTTCTGGCTGTTAGCAACATGCTAAACGACACAGGCTCCAACAATATGGAAAGGCTAGTCCATACGGCCACAGTATATTATATTATGGATCTCACGGatgatatttttgatttctctcaggaagaaataaaaataaactGGGTTGTTGCAAACTTGACTTGTGAACAAGCTAGGCTAAGCGACGCTACATATGCGTGCGTCAGTAACAACAGTTACTGCCTAGATGTCAAGCTAGGCTATCTCTGCAGGTGTTCTAATGGCTTCCAAGGAAATCCGTACCTGCAAAACAGTTGTACAG ACATTGATGAGTGCGCTATTCCAAACAAATGCAATGGAACATGCCACAATTTTGAGGGAGGCTTCAATTGTACAAGGTGCTCACATGGAAAAGTTTATGATCCAACAAAATATAAATGTGTCATGTCAGCTAAGCAGCATAATCTAATTATTG GTATAGCAATTGGGGTTGCTTGTGGCCTTGGCTCCATAAGTCTTGCAGTAAGTGCGATCGTACTCACCAGTAAGTGGAAGAAAGGCATCCAAAGGAGAATCCGAAGAGAATACTTCAAGAAAAATCAAGGTCTACTTTTGGAACAATTAATTTCGAATGAAAACACTACAAACAAAATGAAGATATTCTCCTTGGAGGAACTAGAGGAGGCAACCAACAACTTTGATGCTACACGTGTCCTTGGTTGTGGAGGACATGGCACAGTGTATAAAGGGATTCTATCAGATCAGTGCGTGGTGGCTATTAAAAAATCCAAAATAGTGGAGCAAACAGAGATAGACCAGTTTATCAATGAAGTTGCTATTTTGTCTCAAATCATACACCGCAATGTGGTGAAACTTTTTGGTTGTTGTCTAGAAGATGAGGTACCATTGCTAGTCTATGAATTCATATCAAATGGCACACTATGTGACCTTCTTCACAAAGATACTACAACAAAATGTTTGTTATCATGGGATGATCGTATAAGGATCGCAATGGAAGCCGCAGGGGCACTTGCTTATCTACACTCGGCTGCTGAAATTCCAATTTTCCATAGAGATGTGAAGTCTTCCAATATACTCCTGGATGACAACTTCACCGCAAAGGTTTCGGATTTTGGTGCTTCAAGGTCCCTTTCAATTGATGAAACTCATGTGGTTACTATTGTGCAAGGAACATTCGGTTACTTGGATCCAGAGTATTATCATACCGGTGAACTAACCGAGAAGAGTGATGTATACAGTTTTGGAGTGATACTTGTGGAGCTTTTGACAAcaaaaaaaccaatttttatcAACAATTTAGGGGTGAAAGAAAACTTGTCTCATTTCTTCattgaagggcttcaagaagggGCTCTTATGGAGATAATGGACTCACGTATCATGGAAGAAGCAGACCAAGAAGAGATCAATGATATTGCCTCACTTACTGAAGCATgcttaaggtccaaaggaggaCAGAGGCCAACTATGAAAGAAGTAGAGATGAGGTTGCAGTTCCTGAGATCTAAAATGCTGAGAAAAGCACAGAATTTGCCTAGAAATGATGAAGATATTGAGCCTTTGTTAGGCCCCAATTCTGGGAATCTGCATGCACGTACCAATGCTGCTCACATGACATCTCAAGGGGTCTCCGGGTACAGTCTGGAGCATGAATTTGAGTCCTCGATCTACTTGCCACGCTAA
- the LOC120709675 gene encoding putative wall-associated receptor kinase-like 16 isoform X2, with the protein MKDSDVEGYCRGNNGCCSIWLRQGLQSFWLKLVRHDGAGAETDEVLPTVKVILSEYYNFYTNDLYSSWVNSSNLEDVYLQTVITDQPSCESGRLNKDSYACNNESNCEDRVYGGYSCFCPNYRHGNPYVANGCMEAYNPRPRGTCTRSCGNITIPFPFGIEEGCFANEIFRLNQTSSNVIILDRPPYAQYRVTDISLDGFLAVSNMLNDTGSNNMERLVHTATVYYIMDLTDDIFDFSQEEIKINWVVANLTCEQARLSDATYACVSNNSYCLDVKLGYLCRCSNGFQGNPYLQNSCTDIDECAIPNKCNGTCHNFEGGFNCTRCSHGKVYDPTKYKCVMSAKQHNLIIGIAIGVACGLGSISLAVSAIVLTSKWKKGIQRRIRREYFKKNQGLLLEQLISNENTTNKMKIFSLEELEEATNNFDATRVLGCGGHGTVYKGILSDQCVVAIKKSKIVEQTEIDQFINEVAILSQIIHRNVVKLFGCCLEDEVPLLVYEFISNGTLCDLLHKDTTTKCLLSWDDRIRIAMEAAGALAYLHSAAEIPIFHRDVKSSNILLDDNFTAKVSDFGASRSLSIDETHVVTIVQGTFGYLDPEYYHTGELTEKSDVYSFGVILVELLTTKKPIFINNLGVKENLSHFFIEGLQEGALMEIMDSRIMEEADQEEINDIASLTEACLRSKGGQRPTMKEVEMRLQFLRSKMLRKAQNLPRNDEDIEPLLGPNSGNLHARTNAAHMTSQGVSGYSLEHEFESSIYLPR; encoded by the exons ATGAAGGATTCAGATGTGGAGGGCTACTGCCGAGGGAATAATGGCTGCTGCAGCATCTGGTTACGACAGGGCCTACAATCCTTTTGGCTCAAACTTGTTCGCCATGATGGGGCAGGAGCAGAGACTGATGAAGTGCTCCCTACTGTTAAGGTTATTCTATCAGAGTATTATAATTTCTACACAAATGATCTTTACTCGAGTTGGGTAAATTCCAGCAATCTGGAAGATGTATATCTTCAGACTGTCATCACGGATCAACCAAGCTGTGAGAGTGGCCGACTGAACAAGGACAGCTATGCGTGTAATAATGAAAGCAACTGCGAGGATCGAGTATATGGCGGCTACAGTTGCTTCTGCCCTAACTACAGGCATGGCAACCCTTACGTTGCAAATGGCTGCATGGAAG CTTATAATCCAAGGCCCAGAGGGACCTGCACGAGATCATGTGGAAACATCACCATTCCGTTCCCATTTGGGATTGAAGAAGGTTGTTTCGCAAACGAGATCTTTCGACTCAACCAGACATCAAGTAATGTCATTATTCTTGACCGTCCTCCGTATGCACAATACCGTGTGACTGATATATCACTTGATGGGTTTCTGGCTGTTAGCAACATGCTAAACGACACAGGCTCCAACAATATGGAAAGGCTAGTCCATACGGCCACAGTATATTATATTATGGATCTCACGGatgatatttttgatttctctcaggaagaaataaaaataaactGGGTTGTTGCAAACTTGACTTGTGAACAAGCTAGGCTAAGCGACGCTACATATGCGTGCGTCAGTAACAACAGTTACTGCCTAGATGTCAAGCTAGGCTATCTCTGCAGGTGTTCTAATGGCTTCCAAGGAAATCCGTACCTGCAAAACAGTTGTACAG ACATTGATGAGTGCGCTATTCCAAACAAATGCAATGGAACATGCCACAATTTTGAGGGAGGCTTCAATTGTACAAGGTGCTCACATGGAAAAGTTTATGATCCAACAAAATATAAATGTGTCATGTCAGCTAAGCAGCATAATCTAATTATTG GTATAGCAATTGGGGTTGCTTGTGGCCTTGGCTCCATAAGTCTTGCAGTAAGTGCGATCGTACTCACCAGTAAGTGGAAGAAAGGCATCCAAAGGAGAATCCGAAGAGAATACTTCAAGAAAAATCAAGGTCTACTTTTGGAACAATTAATTTCGAATGAAAACACTACAAACAAAATGAAGATATTCTCCTTGGAGGAACTAGAGGAGGCAACCAACAACTTTGATGCTACACGTGTCCTTGGTTGTGGAGGACATGGCACAGTGTATAAAGGGATTCTATCAGATCAGTGCGTGGTGGCTATTAAAAAATCCAAAATAGTGGAGCAAACAGAGATAGACCAGTTTATCAATGAAGTTGCTATTTTGTCTCAAATCATACACCGCAATGTGGTGAAACTTTTTGGTTGTTGTCTAGAAGATGAGGTACCATTGCTAGTCTATGAATTCATATCAAATGGCACACTATGTGACCTTCTTCACAAAGATACTACAACAAAATGTTTGTTATCATGGGATGATCGTATAAGGATCGCAATGGAAGCCGCAGGGGCACTTGCTTATCTACACTCGGCTGCTGAAATTCCAATTTTCCATAGAGATGTGAAGTCTTCCAATATACTCCTGGATGACAACTTCACCGCAAAGGTTTCGGATTTTGGTGCTTCAAGGTCCCTTTCAATTGATGAAACTCATGTGGTTACTATTGTGCAAGGAACATTCGGTTACTTGGATCCAGAGTATTATCATACCGGTGAACTAACCGAGAAGAGTGATGTATACAGTTTTGGAGTGATACTTGTGGAGCTTTTGACAAcaaaaaaaccaatttttatcAACAATTTAGGGGTGAAAGAAAACTTGTCTCATTTCTTCattgaagggcttcaagaagggGCTCTTATGGAGATAATGGACTCACGTATCATGGAAGAAGCAGACCAAGAAGAGATCAATGATATTGCCTCACTTACTGAAGCATgcttaaggtccaaaggaggaCAGAGGCCAACTATGAAAGAAGTAGAGATGAGGTTGCAGTTCCTGAGATCTAAAATGCTGAGAAAAGCACAGAATTTGCCTAGAAATGATGAAGATATTGAGCCTTTGTTAGGCCCCAATTCTGGGAATCTGCATGCACGTACCAATGCTGCTCACATGACATCTCAAGGGGTCTCCGGGTACAGTCTGGAGCATGAATTTGAGTCCTCGATCTACTTGCCACGCTAA